The genomic region CGACGCCCGCCTCGTGGACTTCGAGGCTGCGTTCGGCTTCGATCCGCTCGCCCCGCCCCCGGCGTCGGAGGAGGAACGGAGAGGTGATGTCGAAGGGCTCGTGGAGCGGCTGAATGCAAACTACGTGCCGATGGATACGCCGCGGAAGGAACTGGCGGAACAGGTCGACCTGTCCCTCACCGACTTCCTCGCGGAACTCACCGGCCAGCGTCTGGAGACGAGCTCGAAGGTCCGGGAGTTCATGCTCGCGCAGATCGTCTTCCCCTTCGCGCTCGGGGCGGCAGACCCCCTGACGGGGGACGTCGCGATCTTCAGGAGCACGGGCATCTTCGAGCCCCATGTGATCGCGCACGAGTTCTCGCACCGCAAGGGATACATGAAGGAAGTCGAGGCGCAGGTCCTCGGCTATCTCACCCTGGTGCGTTCGGGTGAACCCGTCCTCGAGCAGTCGGCCCACTGCGAGCGCCTGGACCGCCAACTCTGGGTGCTGGCGGAGCGGGACGCCGCTGCGTACAACGATCTCCTCGCCGAGATCGGACTTCGGGAGGAGTTGAAGGATGCCTTCGCCGTGCGCCACCCGGCGGAGGGTCCGGTCAGCGGCGTCGTGGGTCCGATGATGAAGAACGCCTACAACGCCCGCATGAAGCTCACGGGGCAGAACGGCCTCTCCGACTACGACGAGGGCTTCACGAACTTCCTCCTCGCGATGGAGCGAGCCGCCGCCTCGTGAACCTCCAGGATCCGGCGCTCACCTTCGCCCTCGCCATCACGGCGGGCGTCGTTGCGCAGTCGCTGGCACGGCACGCGCGCATTCCCGGCATCCTCCTCCTGCTCGCGGCCGGCATCCTCCTCGGACCCGAGTTCGCGAACATCGTGCGGCCCGACACGCTGGGCGATGGCCTCAATCCCATCGTCGGGCTGGCGGTCGCGGTGATTCTCTTCGAGGGCGCGCTACAACTCAACCTCGACCGGCTGCGGCGCGAGGCGCTGACGATCCGCCGGCTGATCACGCTCGGCGCGCTGGTCACGATCGCCGGAGCCGCGGTCACGGCGATGCTCGCGCTGGGCTGGAGCCTCCGCATCGCGTTGCTGTTCGGAGCGCTCGTCTCGGTCACGGGTCCGACGGTGATCAACCCGCTCACGCGGCGGATCCGCCTCCGAAACAACCTCCGGACGATCCTCGAGGCGGAAGGCGTGCTCATCGATCCCGTCGGCGCGATCCTCGCGGTCGTCGCGTTCGAGTTGGCGCTCGCGTCGACGGCGGGGGACGTGGGGGCCGGTTTCCTAGGCCTCGTCACGCGCCTGGGCCTCGGCTCCGTCATCGGGGTGGCAGGAGGGTTCGTCATCGGCGGTCTGCTGAGGATGCGGCGCGCGATCCCCTCCGATCTCCGCAACGTCTTCACGCTCGCCGGCGTCCTCGCGCTCTACCAGGGTTCGCACGCCATCCTGCCCGAGAGCGGGATCATGACCGTCGCCATCGCCGGCCTCGTCGTCGGCAACATGGGACCCCGGCACGCGCGCGAACTCGTGGAGTTCAAGGAGCAGCTCACGTTCCTGCTCGTGGGACTCCTCTTCGTCCTGCTGTCGGCGGCCGTGGACCTCGGCGACGTGCGGGCGCTCGGAGCAGGCGGGGTCGTGACCGTCATCGTCCTCGTCGCCGTCGTCCGCCCGCTCTGCGTCCTCCTCTGTACCTGGGGCGCCGGCCTGAGCCGCAACGAGCAGGCGTTCCTCGCCTGGCTGGCCCCGCGCGGGATCGTCGCCTTCGCCGTCTCCTCGCTGTTCGCGGCCGAACTCGCACACAGCGGAATGGAGGTGGAAGGCGATCAGCTGCGAGCGATGGTCTTCCTCGTCATC from Candidatus Palauibacter australiensis harbors:
- a CDS encoding DUF3810 family protein encodes the protein MERLRIPNLATYLPVAPSDLLLAAPVAARMLFGLSPAGRAVQAAALGVYAGSALIDWAVRADARLVDFEAAFGFDPLAPPPASEEERRGDVEGLVERLNANYVPMDTPRKELAEQVDLSLTDFLAELTGQRLETSSKVREFMLAQIVFPFALGAADPLTGDVAIFRSTGIFEPHVIAHEFSHRKGYMKEVEAQVLGYLTLVRSGEPVLEQSAHCERLDRQLWVLAERDAAAYNDLLAEIGLREELKDAFAVRHPAEGPVSGVVGPMMKNAYNARMKLTGQNGLSDYDEGFTNFLLAMERAAAS
- a CDS encoding cation:proton antiporter gives rise to the protein MNLQDPALTFALAITAGVVAQSLARHARIPGILLLLAAGILLGPEFANIVRPDTLGDGLNPIVGLAVAVILFEGALQLNLDRLRREALTIRRLITLGALVTIAGAAVTAMLALGWSLRIALLFGALVSVTGPTVINPLTRRIRLRNNLRTILEAEGVLIDPVGAILAVVAFELALASTAGDVGAGFLGLVTRLGLGSVIGVAGGFVIGGLLRMRRAIPSDLRNVFTLAGVLALYQGSHAILPESGIMTVAIAGLVVGNMGPRHARELVEFKEQLTFLLVGLLFVLLSAAVDLGDVRALGAGGVVTVIVLVAVVRPLCVLLCTWGAGLSRNEQAFLAWLAPRGIVAFAVSSLFAAELAHSGMEVEGDQLRAMVFLVIAVTVVALGGTGGLVARLLGVRKPSSHGFAVVGANPIGRALARTLRAARSGDAPIVLIDTNPTEAGAAESDGFRVVLGNANEARALMKAGVESRRALVALTPNEGVNLLIAKRVEESCPGVSRLVAIDPLTPGVGPEQVDESGASVLFGLGIDHERWAHEFRRDRVEIEPLTFEGLAGLRFSQIEALADRRFPALALVHRRGRRERPVSSGTTLKPGDTVWFGWLREQAELVEPRLARAGFRRPDVEPAEGGGETAEQDAPGAGGTLPSDGPDSER